A portion of the Roseibium salinum genome contains these proteins:
- a CDS encoding alpha/beta fold hydrolase, producing MSEQTGIVLVHGAWHSGSTWSEVAPLLRDKGFDVVAVDLPGAGPNASRPASFSKRPLESAVFATEPSPNAGVGQEERTQAFIDAVRASSERTGKKVVLAGHSLGGITVSPVVEAVPELIHAVVYVTAFMLAPGLPAIAMIQDATMADAIVPQLFLADPQTVGALRIDVASTDPEYRQKLKEAFYGDLTESQFEAALAGLHPDEPVQVAIVPSPVTPERFATVPRHYVRCTQDRAITLAGQDKMIADMDAALGGKTIVHTLNASHSPFYSAPDALSDILSRIAGT from the coding sequence ATGTCCGAACAGACCGGAATCGTTCTGGTTCATGGTGCCTGGCATTCAGGCAGCACCTGGTCCGAAGTTGCGCCGCTGTTGAGAGACAAGGGCTTCGACGTGGTCGCCGTCGATCTTCCCGGGGCTGGACCGAATGCCAGCCGTCCCGCTTCCTTCTCGAAGCGGCCGCTGGAGTCTGCGGTGTTCGCGACGGAACCTTCACCCAATGCCGGCGTCGGGCAGGAGGAGCGCACCCAGGCCTTCATCGACGCCGTGCGTGCGTCGAGCGAGCGCACCGGCAAAAAGGTCGTCCTGGCCGGGCATTCCCTCGGTGGCATCACGGTCTCACCGGTCGTGGAAGCCGTCCCAGAGCTTATTCATGCAGTCGTCTACGTAACCGCGTTCATGCTCGCGCCGGGACTGCCGGCCATCGCCATGATCCAGGATGCCACGATGGCCGACGCAATCGTGCCGCAGCTTTTTCTTGCCGACCCGCAAACCGTCGGCGCCTTGCGCATCGATGTGGCATCAACGGATCCCGAGTACAGGCAAAAGCTGAAAGAAGCCTTCTATGGCGACCTGACGGAGAGCCAGTTCGAGGCGGCGCTGGCCGGGCTACATCCGGACGAGCCGGTCCAGGTGGCAATCGTGCCCTCGCCGGTCACTCCCGAGCGCTTCGCGACCGTGCCGCGCCACTATGTCCGCTGTACACAGGACCGGGCGATCACGCTGGCCGGCCAGGACAAGATGATCGCCGACATGGACGCAGCGCTCGGCGGAAAAACGATCGTCCACACGCTGAACGCGAGCCATTCGCCGTTCTATTCCGCCCCGGATGCCCTCTCGGACATCCTCAGCCGGATTGCGGGGACGTAA
- a CDS encoding acetate/propionate family kinase yields MTDALLVINAGSSSLKFQIFTLDGRSLARKFRGQIDGISVRPRLRVFDAEGIATVDRTYEPAEIPDLPAAISETEAWLRSVGESDLYAIGHRVVHGGPDYAAPVRIDEDVLARLASFQDLAPLHQPNNLAPIRMAMEIDPAVPQVACFDTAFHRDHAPHTDCYALPFAFYDEGVRRYGFHGLSYEYIAERLRDVAPDIVGGRVIVAHLGSGASMCAMKNGQSVESTMGLTALDGLPMGTRSGQLDPGVVLYLIEQRGMSTQEVSDLLYRQSGLKGLSGISNDMRDLLESDDPRASFAIDHFVHRCALHAGQLAAALGGLDAFVFTAGVGENSAVIRARIAERLAWLGAEFDGAANTAGETCISTPASRVALYVVPTDEELMIARHTLALLQKRAPS; encoded by the coding sequence ATGACGGACGCGCTTCTCGTCATAAATGCCGGTTCGTCGAGCCTGAAGTTTCAGATCTTCACGCTCGACGGTCGGTCACTTGCCCGAAAGTTCCGTGGCCAGATCGACGGCATCAGCGTGCGCCCGCGCCTGCGCGTCTTCGACGCCGAGGGGATCGCGACAGTCGATCGGACCTATGAGCCCGCGGAGATTCCGGATCTACCCGCCGCCATTAGCGAAACGGAAGCATGGTTGCGGTCGGTCGGGGAGTCTGACCTTTACGCGATAGGCCACCGGGTCGTACACGGCGGGCCGGATTATGCCGCGCCGGTGCGTATTGACGAGGACGTGCTGGCAAGGCTCGCCAGCTTCCAGGACCTTGCGCCGCTCCACCAGCCGAACAACCTTGCGCCGATCCGCATGGCGATGGAGATCGATCCCGCCGTACCGCAGGTCGCCTGCTTCGACACGGCCTTCCATCGTGATCATGCCCCGCACACGGACTGCTACGCCCTGCCCTTTGCGTTCTACGACGAGGGCGTGCGCCGCTACGGCTTTCACGGCCTCTCGTACGAATATATTGCCGAACGCCTGCGCGATGTTGCACCCGACATTGTCGGCGGCCGCGTCATCGTCGCCCACCTGGGCAGCGGCGCCTCCATGTGCGCGATGAAAAACGGCCAGAGCGTGGAGAGCACCATGGGCCTCACGGCGCTTGACGGCCTGCCCATGGGCACCCGCTCCGGTCAGCTTGATCCCGGTGTCGTGCTCTACCTGATCGAGCAGCGCGGCATGAGCACGCAGGAGGTCTCGGACCTGCTTTATCGGCAGTCGGGACTGAAGGGTCTTTCCGGCATTTCCAACGACATGCGGGACCTGCTGGAAAGCGACGATCCGCGCGCCTCGTTCGCGATAGACCATTTCGTTCACCGCTGCGCGCTTCATGCGGGGCAACTCGCCGCCGCGCTCGGCGGGCTCGACGCCTTCGTCTTCACGGCAGGCGTGGGGGAGAATTCAGCGGTGATACGCGCCCGGATTGCCGAACGGCTCGCGTGGCTCGGCGCGGAGTTCGACGGCGCAGCCAATACCGCTGGCGAGACCTGTATTTCAACGCCGGCGAGCCGGGTCGCCCTCTACGTTGTTCCAACCGACGAGGAGCTGATGATCGCCCGCCACACGCTCGCCCTTCTTCAGAAGAGGGCGCCGTCGTAG
- a CDS encoding ABC transporter permease — MEDAVSLAEVPAEKTGNASWIRRLLRMRETGLIAIILALFIVMSFASPYFLTWVNMRAMVMAFAVEGIVVVGMTILLISGGIDLSVGSVTALAMVIAGWLFLNGVDPWVASAISIAACTGIGAFMGFFVTRVGLHHFIVSLAVMVIARGACLLGTGGRPLGLYTLPPEFKFIGQGSIGPIPVVILLFLFIVIGFDFMLRRTTMFRKVFYTGSNEKAAAYSGIQTKKVVFFTTTLCSALCGVAGIIYMARFGSAQPTFGIGMELNVIAAAVIGGASLKGGSGTIFGAILGAVLLSVVSSSLALLDVSVYWQDIIRGSILLAAVSIDHYLVKKRG; from the coding sequence ATGGAAGACGCTGTCTCCCTGGCGGAAGTTCCGGCGGAAAAGACCGGGAACGCCTCATGGATAAGAAGACTGCTGAGGATGCGCGAAACCGGCTTGATCGCGATCATTCTGGCCCTGTTCATCGTGATGTCCTTCGCCTCGCCCTACTTCCTGACCTGGGTCAACATGCGCGCGATGGTGATGGCCTTTGCGGTGGAAGGCATCGTGGTGGTCGGCATGACCATCCTGCTCATTTCCGGCGGCATCGACCTGTCCGTCGGCTCGGTCACCGCTCTGGCCATGGTGATTGCCGGCTGGCTGTTCCTCAATGGTGTCGACCCGTGGGTCGCGTCCGCGATATCGATCGCGGCCTGCACCGGCATCGGCGCATTCATGGGCTTCTTCGTGACCCGTGTCGGCCTGCACCACTTCATCGTCTCGCTTGCCGTCATGGTGATCGCCCGCGGGGCCTGTCTCCTGGGCACCGGGGGGCGTCCGCTCGGCCTTTACACCCTGCCGCCGGAATTCAAGTTCATCGGGCAGGGCTCTATCGGTCCGATCCCGGTCGTGATCCTCCTGTTCCTGTTCATCGTGATCGGCTTCGATTTCATGCTCCGCCGGACGACGATGTTCCGGAAGGTTTTCTATACCGGCAGCAACGAGAAGGCGGCCGCCTATTCGGGCATCCAGACGAAAAAAGTCGTCTTTTTCACCACAACGCTGTGTTCGGCTCTGTGCGGCGTCGCCGGGATCATCTACATGGCCCGCTTCGGGTCGGCGCAGCCGACTTTCGGCATCGGCATGGAACTGAACGTGATCGCGGCGGCGGTGATCGGCGGGGCGAGCCTCAAGGGCGGATCCGGCACGATCTTCGGGGCGATACTGGGGGCGGTCCTCCTGTCGGTTGTCTCAAGCTCCCTGGCGCTCCTGGATGTCTCGGTCTACTGGCAGGACATCATTCGCGGCTCGATCCTGCTCGCGGCGGTCTCCATCGACCACTATCTCGTCAAGAAGCGCGGCTGA
- a CDS encoding sugar ABC transporter ATP-binding protein: protein MTDDPILTISRLSKSFGPIHALREIDFELRKGEIHAVAGENGAGKSTLMNVIDGILQPDSGEILFDGKPVRISSPAMAQKLGICFVHQEIALCPDISVAENIFMAATNSSRSFLMDYAALERKAASILSELGSIPPAALVRTLSISQQQLVEIAKALTLDCRVLILDEPTAALTEKEAQTLFGIMRRLAAKGISIIYISHRMVEIFDNCDRVSVFRDGRYITTRNVADIQPSDVVNAMVGRVIDELYPKKQAEAEKSDDVILEVRNLCERTGFEDISFDLKKGEILGIAGLIGAGRSEIVKGICRLEGEVTGDVRLNGRPLNLKSYKDSIAEGVVYLSEDRKGDGVFLEMPIAANISALKLEQVANGLGLIQRSREERQAKELGERLNLKCGSLADPVSSLSGGNQQKVAIAKMLSINPKLIFLDEPTRGVDVGAKAEIHRILRNLVRTGVGIVVISSELPELIGVCDRVLVIREGTIAGEVSGAQMTEENIMHLASFGGASAARH from the coding sequence ATGACCGACGACCCGATCCTCACGATTTCCAGGCTGAGCAAGTCCTTCGGGCCTATCCACGCGCTCAGGGAAATCGATTTCGAGCTTCGCAAGGGCGAGATCCATGCAGTTGCGGGTGAAAACGGCGCTGGCAAGTCGACACTCATGAATGTCATCGACGGCATTCTGCAGCCCGACAGCGGCGAAATCCTGTTTGACGGCAAACCGGTCCGCATCAGTTCTCCGGCAATGGCGCAGAAACTGGGGATCTGTTTCGTTCATCAGGAAATCGCTCTGTGTCCTGACATATCGGTCGCCGAGAACATTTTCATGGCGGCAACCAATTCCAGCCGTTCCTTTCTGATGGACTACGCCGCGCTGGAGAGAAAGGCCGCGAGCATTCTGAGCGAGCTCGGCTCGATCCCGCCGGCTGCGCTCGTCCGAACCCTGTCGATCTCCCAGCAGCAACTGGTCGAGATCGCCAAGGCGCTGACGCTCGACTGCCGGGTGTTGATCCTGGACGAGCCCACGGCCGCCCTGACCGAGAAGGAGGCGCAGACCCTTTTCGGCATCATGCGGCGCCTGGCCGCCAAAGGCATTTCGATCATCTACATCTCCCACCGCATGGTCGAAATCTTCGACAATTGCGACCGCGTTTCCGTTTTCAGGGACGGCCGCTACATCACGACCCGCAACGTCGCCGACATTCAACCTTCCGATGTGGTCAACGCCATGGTCGGCAGGGTCATCGACGAGCTGTATCCCAAGAAGCAGGCCGAAGCGGAAAAGTCGGACGACGTCATTCTGGAGGTACGCAACCTGTGTGAACGGACCGGGTTCGAAGACATCTCCTTCGACCTGAAGAAAGGCGAGATTCTCGGCATTGCCGGCCTGATCGGGGCGGGACGCAGCGAGATCGTCAAGGGCATCTGCCGCCTGGAGGGCGAGGTGACCGGCGACGTCCGGCTGAACGGCCGCCCGCTGAACCTCAAGTCCTACAAGGACAGCATTGCCGAGGGCGTCGTTTATCTGTCCGAAGACCGCAAGGGGGACGGCGTGTTCCTGGAAATGCCGATCGCGGCGAACATCTCGGCACTCAAGCTGGAACAGGTCGCCAACGGGCTCGGCCTGATCCAGCGGAGCAGGGAGGAAAGACAGGCGAAGGAGCTGGGCGAGCGGCTCAACCTGAAATGCGGGTCGCTTGCCGATCCCGTTTCGTCGCTTTCCGGCGGCAACCAGCAGAAGGTCGCCATTGCCAAGATGCTCTCCATCAATCCGAAGCTGATCTTCCTGGATGAGCCGACGCGGGGAGTGGACGTGGGGGCCAAGGCGGAGATCCACCGGATCCTGCGCAACCTCGTGCGAACCGGTGTCGGCATCGTGGTTATCTCCTCGGAACTGCCGGAACTGATCGGCGTCTGCGACCGGGTTCTCGTGATCCGCGAAGGCACGATCGCCGGCGAGGTGAGCGGCGCACAGATGACGGAAGAAAACATAATGCACCTGGCGTCGTTCGGCGGCGCTTCGGCGGCAAGACACTGA
- a CDS encoding OmpA family protein, whose amino-acid sequence MSFPRFALPALLSAILPVLLLLSPPVKAQDSIFGDGWTLQREASSLRFQSVKNLTKVESSGFAEFEGAIDETGAATVRVFLDSVDTKIDLRNVRMRFLFFETFQYPEAVISTKIDQSQLADLPSLRRKIIPLTFDLDLHGVSKTVETEIAVTLMSDDLVAVSTTAPISVAASDFGLDGGIKKLEEAANVVIVPSATVSFDFVFARNGEDKDGIEVASAAPQVAAAKALEPEGNFDVDACKGRFEILSRTDNIYFPSGSASLDARSEPLLNSLVDIISRCPGLVIEVGGHTDSDGSAEGNMRLSELRAAAVTNFLTSKQVPGDRVKSVGYGETRPVAPNTTNDGKRRNRRIEFIVVD is encoded by the coding sequence ATGTCGTTTCCGCGGTTCGCTTTGCCGGCGTTGCTGTCCGCAATTCTTCCGGTCCTGCTGTTGCTGTCCCCGCCCGTAAAGGCTCAGGATTCCATCTTCGGCGACGGATGGACGCTTCAGCGCGAGGCGTCTTCACTCCGCTTTCAATCGGTCAAGAACCTCACCAAGGTGGAATCGAGCGGTTTCGCCGAGTTCGAGGGCGCGATCGACGAGACGGGTGCCGCGACGGTCCGTGTCTTTCTCGACTCCGTCGACACGAAAATAGACCTCCGCAATGTGCGCATGCGGTTCCTGTTCTTCGAAACGTTCCAGTATCCCGAAGCGGTCATCAGCACGAAGATCGATCAGTCGCAGCTGGCGGATCTGCCGTCCCTCAGGCGCAAGATCATTCCGCTCACTTTCGATCTGGACCTGCATGGCGTTTCCAAGACGGTTGAAACGGAAATCGCCGTTACGCTCATGAGCGACGACCTTGTCGCCGTTTCGACGACGGCGCCGATTTCCGTGGCCGCGTCCGACTTCGGGCTCGACGGCGGGATCAAGAAACTCGAGGAAGCGGCGAATGTGGTGATCGTGCCATCGGCGACCGTTTCCTTCGACTTCGTTTTTGCCCGCAACGGCGAAGACAAGGACGGAATTGAAGTCGCATCCGCTGCGCCGCAGGTGGCCGCGGCCAAGGCGCTGGAGCCGGAAGGAAACTTCGATGTTGACGCCTGCAAGGGCCGGTTCGAGATCCTGTCGCGGACCGACAACATCTATTTCCCGAGCGGCAGCGCAAGCCTTGACGCACGCAGCGAACCGCTCCTGAACAGTCTTGTCGACATCATCTCCCGCTGCCCGGGTCTCGTCATCGAGGTCGGTGGCCATACCGACAGCGACGGCAGCGCAGAAGGCAATATGCGCCTGTCGGAGCTTCGCGCGGCCGCGGTCACGAACTTCCTGACCTCGAAGCAGGTGCCTGGAGACCGGGTCAAGAGCGTCGGCTATGGCGAAACGCGCCCCGTCGCCCCCAACACAACCAACGACGGCAAACGCCGCAACCGCCGGATCGAGTTCATCGTTGTCGACTAA
- a CDS encoding sugar-binding transcriptional regulator, with translation MTDKKNDIELMRQMHTVLVLHFLEGKKQSDIAELLNLSTSKVNRLITQGRKMGMVKIDIENPFQRLTDLEKLLESAASLSRALVTSCVPGSSATTLKQVGRSAANHLVETIRDGDVIAITGGKAIGAVVQNIETDRTFDVTVVPLTGGVQGKYYTDVNHLATQLAERLGGKTMLVHAPLFAESREQRDMLMEVASIKQVFDIARKATVALVGVGSIRTPGSSYYDLHPMPEADRKMLAGSGVDAEFLAHLIRQNGTVADFALNSRLVALRPDELRQCSRVIGVASGEEKVLPIQAVLNGNHLHSLIVDEETASAVLATMEGAQNVA, from the coding sequence ATGACGGACAAGAAGAACGATATCGAGCTGATGCGCCAGATGCATACGGTCCTCGTGCTTCATTTCCTGGAGGGCAAGAAGCAATCTGACATCGCCGAGCTCCTGAACCTTTCCACGTCAAAGGTGAACCGGCTGATCACCCAGGGCCGCAAGATGGGAATGGTGAAGATCGATATCGAGAACCCGTTCCAGCGCCTCACCGACCTGGAAAAGCTCTTGGAGAGCGCAGCCTCGCTGTCGCGCGCACTGGTCACCTCCTGCGTGCCCGGAAGTTCCGCAACGACGCTCAAGCAGGTCGGACGTTCCGCCGCCAACCACCTGGTCGAAACGATCCGCGACGGCGACGTGATTGCCATTACCGGCGGCAAGGCCATCGGGGCGGTGGTTCAGAACATCGAAACGGACCGCACATTCGACGTGACCGTCGTGCCGCTGACCGGCGGCGTGCAGGGCAAGTACTATACCGACGTCAATCACCTGGCGACGCAGCTCGCCGAACGGCTCGGCGGCAAGACGATGCTGGTCCATGCGCCGCTGTTTGCCGAAAGCCGCGAACAGCGCGACATGCTGATGGAAGTCGCCTCGATCAAGCAGGTATTCGATATCGCCCGCAAGGCGACGGTTGCCCTGGTGGGCGTCGGCTCCATACGGACGCCGGGATCCAGCTATTACGATCTGCACCCGATGCCGGAGGCCGACCGGAAGATGCTGGCCGGCTCCGGCGTGGACGCGGAATTCCTGGCGCACCTTATCCGGCAGAACGGCACGGTCGCCGACTTTGCCCTGAACTCCCGCCTCGTCGCGCTCCGGCCCGACGAGCTGAGGCAATGCAGCCGTGTGATCGGCGTTGCCTCGGGCGAGGAGAAGGTTCTGCCGATCCAGGCCGTTCTCAACGGCAACCATTTGCATTCTCTGATTGTAGACGAAGAAACCGCAAGCGCGGTTTTGGCCACCATGGAAGGCGCACAAAATGTTGCATGA
- a CDS encoding EF-hand domain-containing protein, with amino-acid sequence MKYLRRTTAIAAALSCFAFAANAQNNDQSGETASNTQAGAQASYCDKPWSKVDGNSDGTVSKQEASTAIENQFGQIDSDGNGEITKVEWITCMGSIDQQAAAEADRDKQNFAEADTDKDTKINREEFRKSAEQAFQDTEAGSAGEDAFVVLRRYVFLTPEEGQDQSTLKNMSEDEAAGRSALTFSALDQNNDDTITTQEWSERSPKIKRDEDWANAQFKEIDGDGTGSITQEEYRTARQQMLDDQLTTGSTKSQGEAGAEGTASTSETASDSGDGIPVYIYRFGTM; translated from the coding sequence ATGAAATATCTTCGTCGAACCACCGCGATTGCCGCGGCCTTGAGCTGCTTCGCTTTCGCCGCCAATGCACAGAACAACGATCAGTCGGGAGAGACGGCGTCCAACACGCAGGCCGGCGCGCAGGCGAGCTATTGCGACAAACCGTGGTCGAAAGTCGATGGCAACAGCGACGGTACCGTATCCAAGCAAGAGGCCAGCACTGCAATTGAGAACCAGTTCGGGCAGATCGACTCGGACGGAAACGGCGAAATCACCAAGGTCGAATGGATTACCTGCATGGGCAGCATTGACCAGCAGGCGGCAGCCGAAGCCGACCGCGACAAGCAGAACTTCGCCGAAGCCGATACCGATAAGGATACAAAGATCAACCGCGAAGAGTTCCGGAAAAGCGCCGAGCAGGCTTTCCAGGACACTGAAGCCGGCAGTGCCGGCGAAGATGCGTTTGTGGTGTTGCGCCGCTACGTTTTCCTGACGCCCGAAGAGGGGCAGGATCAGTCGACGCTCAAGAACATGTCCGAAGACGAGGCGGCCGGCCGTTCTGCTCTGACCTTCAGCGCTCTTGATCAGAACAATGACGATACCATCACCACGCAGGAGTGGTCCGAGCGGTCGCCGAAAATCAAGCGGGACGAGGATTGGGCGAATGCGCAGTTCAAAGAGATCGACGGCGATGGCACCGGCTCGATTACTCAGGAAGAATACCGGACGGCTCGCCAGCAGATGCTGGACGACCAGTTGACGACCGGATCGACCAAGAGCCAGGGCGAAGCGGGCGCTGAAGGCACCGCGTCGACGAGCGAAACCGCCTCGGATTCGGGTGACGGCATTCCGGTCTACATCTACCGTTTCGGCACCATGTAA
- a CDS encoding aldo/keto reductase: MLHDMLTREIGRSGIQASAIGLGTWAIGGWMWGGTDETRSIEAIQASIDAGVTLIDTAPAYGQGLAEEIVGKAIQGRRDEVVLATKCGLVWHTQKGNHFFDYDGKPVHRYLGKDAIVYEIEQSLKRLGTDYIDHYITHWQDPTTPIEETMEALELLKSQGKIRSVGASNTSPEDVAAYVAAGQLDAIQEEYSMVKRDIETSLVPLCLKNDVSILSYSSLALGLLTGKIGPERVFSGDDQRKDNPRFSQENRQKVARLMEAIAPVAETHGATKAQVVIAWTLQQPGITFSLCGARTPEQGVENAQAGRIRLSSSDLQTISKAAETHLTQLAA; the protein is encoded by the coding sequence ATGTTGCATGATATGTTGACCCGTGAAATCGGCCGCTCCGGCATCCAGGCCTCGGCCATCGGCCTCGGCACCTGGGCGATCGGCGGCTGGATGTGGGGCGGCACGGACGAAACCCGTTCCATCGAGGCGATCCAGGCCTCCATCGACGCAGGCGTTACCCTGATCGACACGGCCCCGGCCTACGGCCAGGGCCTTGCGGAGGAAATCGTCGGCAAGGCGATACAGGGCCGCCGCGACGAGGTGGTCCTGGCGACCAAATGCGGGCTGGTGTGGCACACCCAAAAGGGCAACCACTTCTTCGACTATGACGGCAAGCCGGTGCACCGGTATCTCGGCAAGGACGCGATCGTCTACGAGATCGAGCAAAGCCTGAAGCGCCTCGGCACCGACTATATCGACCACTACATCACGCACTGGCAGGACCCGACCACGCCGATCGAGGAAACGATGGAAGCGCTCGAGCTGCTGAAATCCCAGGGCAAGATCCGCTCCGTCGGCGCCAGCAACACGTCGCCGGAAGACGTTGCGGCCTACGTCGCCGCCGGGCAGCTGGATGCGATCCAGGAAGAATACAGCATGGTGAAGCGGGACATTGAAACCAGCCTCGTACCGCTCTGCCTGAAGAACGACGTATCGATCCTCAGCTACTCCTCGCTGGCGCTCGGCCTGCTGACGGGCAAGATCGGGCCGGAGCGTGTTTTCAGCGGCGATGACCAGCGCAAGGACAATCCACGATTTTCGCAGGAGAACCGGCAGAAGGTGGCGCGCCTCATGGAGGCGATCGCGCCCGTTGCCGAAACACACGGCGCGACGAAGGCCCAGGTGGTCATTGCCTGGACGCTCCAGCAGCCGGGGATCACCTTCTCCTTGTGCGGCGCCCGCACGCCCGAACAGGGCGTTGAGAATGCCCAGGCCGGCCGTATCCGCCTGTCATCATCCGACCTGCAAACCATCAGCAAAGCCGCCGAAACCCATCTGACCCAGCTCGCCGCTTAA
- a CDS encoding substrate-binding domain-containing protein encodes MGVSKLKGALLCAVVSAASLSALPSKAEGLKCEPGETYIMNVMVSGHPYWVPVYQGFKQAAEAFGCETVFSGTPDYDISKQIASFEQDMVKQPAGVLLHPMQSDPFIEPINRAIESGTQIVTFAADSPKSNRTAYITSDNLAEAKFAAEEIVKQIGESGEYAVLENPGQSNHDLRVTSLISYMEDNYPDMKLVGRQATNQDSNAAYRATASILQANPNLGALWIPEAGSAEGAVAAVLEAEADVLIMHADITPTTLEHIKAGNIHMALNPNQGMQGFMGFMATFLAAHSDVFDPFNDYKVSGYNPVQIPYVDNGFAVITKENADSFDLNAYMEGRDPS; translated from the coding sequence ATGGGCGTTTCTAAGTTGAAGGGCGCACTGCTGTGCGCCGTCGTGTCCGCCGCTTCGCTGTCAGCTCTGCCGTCCAAGGCGGAAGGGCTGAAATGCGAGCCGGGCGAAACCTATATCATGAATGTCATGGTGTCGGGCCACCCTTACTGGGTTCCGGTCTACCAGGGCTTCAAACAGGCCGCCGAGGCTTTCGGCTGCGAGACGGTTTTCTCCGGTACGCCGGACTACGACATCTCCAAGCAGATCGCGTCCTTCGAGCAGGACATGGTAAAACAGCCGGCCGGTGTCCTCTTGCACCCGATGCAGTCCGATCCGTTCATCGAACCGATCAACCGGGCAATCGAAAGCGGCACGCAGATCGTGACCTTTGCGGCCGATTCCCCGAAATCCAATCGCACCGCCTACATCACGTCCGACAACCTGGCCGAGGCAAAGTTCGCGGCTGAGGAAATCGTCAAACAAATCGGCGAAAGCGGCGAGTACGCGGTTCTGGAGAACCCGGGTCAGTCCAACCACGACCTGCGCGTGACTTCGCTGATCTCCTATATGGAAGACAATTATCCGGACATGAAGCTGGTGGGCCGCCAGGCAACCAACCAGGACAGCAACGCCGCCTATCGCGCAACCGCCTCCATCCTCCAGGCCAACCCGAACCTCGGTGCGCTCTGGATCCCGGAAGCAGGCTCCGCGGAAGGTGCCGTCGCCGCTGTTCTGGAGGCGGAGGCCGACGTCCTCATCATGCATGCGGACATCACCCCGACCACGCTGGAACACATCAAGGCCGGCAACATCCACATGGCGCTGAACCCGAACCAGGGCATGCAGGGTTTCATGGGCTTCATGGCGACCTTCCTCGCCGCGCATTCGGACGTCTTCGATCCGTTCAACGACTACAAGGTGTCCGGCTACAACCCGGTCCAGATCCCTTACGTCGACAACGGCTTCGCGGTGATCACCAAGGAGAATGCCGACAGCTTCGATCTGAACGCCTACATGGAAGGCCGCGATCCCAGCTGA